One window of the Runella slithyformis DSM 19594 genome contains the following:
- a CDS encoding c-type cytochrome — translation MKLLLIFCSGILFCSAVFPTQDDALAKSIERGKTIYTETCVTCHMGAGEGVPGAFPPLAKADYLVKTPEKAIEAIKFGLQGKIIVNGTAYEGMMPNPGLDNEEIADVMNYIQNSWGNTSNKKMVTAKMVEEVKQKK, via the coding sequence ATGAAACTGCTGCTTATTTTTTGTTCAGGAATTCTTTTTTGTTCGGCTGTTTTTCCAACACAGGATGATGCACTTGCCAAAAGCATCGAACGCGGCAAAACGATCTACACCGAGACCTGCGTTACCTGCCACATGGGAGCCGGCGAAGGCGTTCCGGGCGCATTCCCTCCCCTTGCCAAAGCAGACTATCTGGTCAAAACACCCGAAAAAGCCATTGAAGCCATCAAGTTCGGGTTACAGGGAAAAATCATTGTCAATGGTACGGCCTACGAAGGCATGATGCCCAACCCGGGTCTTGACAATGAGGAAATTGCCGACGTCATGAATTACATTCAGAATTCGTGGGGCAATACCTCCAACAAAAAAATGGTGACGGCGAAAATGGTGGAAGAAGTGAAGCAGAAAAAGTGA
- a CDS encoding acetyl-CoA hydrolase/transferase family protein has protein sequence MRPKISYVSPQEALSCVQSGHRVFVQGSAQTPSFLLKHLAQEAPRLQDVEVVSITVYGDVYVDKPEFQGHFHINSLFVSESIRKAVNEGRADYVPVFLSEIPELFNQNILPVDVALVHVSVPDPHGYCSLGVSVDIARSAVNNARYVVAQVNPNVPRTHGDGMIHASRFHAMVYCEDALHEANFGGTVSDSDRKIGQYVAELIDDGSTLQMGIGSIPNAVLQCLYTHKNLGVHTEMFSDGLVDLFDKDIINNKFKTIMPNKTVTGFALGTKRLYDYVNDNPAFSFMDIDFVNDPHIIKQNPKVVAINSAVEVDVTGQICSDSIGTLQYSGVGGQMDFMRGAALSQGGKPIIALPSRTQKGVSRIVPFLKQGAGVVTTRAHAHYIITEYGSAYLFGQNLRQRAKALINIAHPDDREQLEKQCFERFKTL, from the coding sequence ATGCGCCCCAAAATCAGTTACGTTTCTCCGCAAGAGGCTCTTTCCTGCGTTCAGTCCGGCCACCGCGTGTTTGTGCAGGGAAGTGCGCAAACACCCTCATTTTTATTAAAACATCTCGCTCAGGAAGCGCCGAGGTTACAGGATGTTGAAGTGGTTTCCATTACCGTTTACGGAGATGTATACGTTGATAAGCCCGAATTTCAGGGCCATTTCCACATCAATTCGCTGTTTGTTTCCGAGAGCATCCGAAAAGCCGTCAATGAAGGCCGGGCCGATTATGTACCCGTTTTTCTGAGCGAAATCCCCGAATTATTCAATCAAAATATTCTTCCGGTCGATGTGGCCCTGGTCCACGTTTCGGTGCCCGACCCACACGGTTATTGTTCCTTAGGTGTCTCGGTCGACATCGCCCGCTCGGCTGTCAACAACGCCCGGTATGTGGTGGCGCAGGTAAACCCCAACGTTCCCCGCACCCACGGCGACGGCATGATCCACGCCAGTCGTTTTCACGCCATGGTCTATTGCGAAGATGCGTTACACGAAGCTAATTTCGGAGGAACGGTTTCAGATAGTGACCGAAAGATCGGGCAATACGTGGCCGAACTGATCGACGACGGCAGTACGTTACAAATGGGCATCGGCTCGATTCCCAACGCAGTGTTGCAATGCCTCTATACGCACAAAAATCTGGGTGTACATACGGAGATGTTCAGCGATGGACTAGTGGACCTCTTTGACAAAGACATCATCAACAATAAGTTCAAAACGATCATGCCCAACAAAACCGTTACCGGCTTTGCGTTGGGCACCAAACGACTGTATGATTACGTCAACGACAATCCGGCCTTTTCTTTCATGGACATTGACTTTGTGAATGACCCGCACATCATCAAACAAAACCCCAAAGTAGTGGCCATCAACAGTGCCGTGGAAGTGGACGTAACGGGGCAGATTTGTTCCGACTCCATCGGAACGCTCCAATATTCGGGCGTTGGCGGCCAAATGGATTTTATGCGCGGTGCGGCCCTGAGTCAGGGTGGCAAACCCATCATTGCCCTGCCTTCGCGTACCCAAAAAGGCGTATCGCGGATTGTTCCTTTCCTAAAACAGGGGGCGGGGGTGGTCACAACGCGTGCGCACGCGCACTACATCATTACCGAATACGGCAGTGCGTATCTGTTCGGACAAAATTTGCGGCAACGCGCCAAAGCCCTCATCAACATTGCGCACCCGGATGATCGGGAACAGTTGGAAAAACAATGCTTTGAGCGATTTAAAACGCTTTAG
- a CDS encoding winged helix-turn-helix transcriptional regulator, producing MRKISSTNYHNQTFLEEKCALNELIHLLSKRWLTEVLFSIEEGNSRFSTLKEDLKYISDNILADRLKLLEQYKLIVRNSHLGEIPVRVEYSLTETGLRLSELLDGLCQFSEKEMEFPG from the coding sequence ATGAGAAAGATAAGTTCCACCAATTATCACAATCAGACATTTCTGGAAGAGAAATGTGCCCTCAACGAGCTCATTCACCTTTTGAGTAAACGATGGCTGACCGAGGTGCTGTTCAGTATCGAAGAAGGAAACAGTCGATTTTCGACGCTGAAAGAAGACCTCAAGTACATCAGCGACAATATCCTGGCCGATCGCCTTAAACTGTTGGAACAGTATAAACTCATTGTCAGAAACAGTCATTTGGGGGAGATTCCCGTTCGGGTAGAATATTCATTGACAGAAACGGGCCTCAGATTGAGCGAATTGCTGGATGGCTTATGCCAATTCTCCGAAAAAGAAATGGAGTTTCCGGGCTAA
- the aroQ gene encoding type II 3-dehydroquinate dehydratase: protein MKKILIINGPNLNLLGKREPTIYGSQTFEDYFQTLQSTFPEVELHYFQSNHEGALIDKIHEVGFLFDGIVLNAGAYTHTSVAIADALSAVTTPAVEVHISNVHAREAFRHHSYLSSRVKGVVVGLGLKGYELAVRYFVS, encoded by the coding sequence GTGAAAAAAATTCTGATTATCAACGGCCCTAATCTCAACTTATTGGGCAAACGCGAGCCAACCATTTACGGCAGTCAAACCTTTGAAGATTACTTCCAAACGCTGCAATCGACCTTTCCGGAGGTAGAGCTTCACTATTTTCAGTCCAATCACGAAGGTGCACTCATCGACAAGATCCACGAGGTCGGATTTTTGTTCGACGGAATCGTGCTGAATGCCGGAGCTTATACGCACACATCGGTCGCCATTGCCGATGCGCTTTCGGCCGTGACAACCCCCGCCGTCGAAGTGCATATTTCCAACGTTCACGCCCGCGAGGCTTTTCGCCACCACAGTTATCTGAGCAGCCGGGTCAAAGGTGTGGTCGTTGGGTTGGGGCTGAAAGGATATGAGTTGGCGGTTAGGTATTTTGTATCATGA
- a CDS encoding NIPSNAP family protein, translated as MYKVFMPLLVLVSLLTFGVSAHAAKRDFYQIKIYHLKTEEQEKKVDAFLKDAYLPALHRIGIGKVGVFKPIINPETAKPTDEKLIYVFIPFRSQEDFFKLEQKLAKDNAYWNDGKAYLDAVFSEPPYDRIETILLNAFDKSPQFTLPALTAPHKERVYELRSYEGHTEKISKNKIKMFNDGDEVGLFKRLGFNAVFYAEVVAGSRMPNLMYLTTFENRASRDEHWKAFSADAYWKKLSAMPEYQKNVSKNDTRFLYPTDYSDI; from the coding sequence ATGTACAAAGTATTCATGCCATTATTAGTGCTTGTATCGCTGCTGACTTTCGGCGTTTCGGCTCATGCCGCTAAGCGTGATTTTTACCAAATCAAGATTTACCACCTAAAGACCGAAGAGCAGGAGAAAAAAGTCGATGCGTTTTTGAAAGATGCCTATCTTCCGGCCCTGCACCGGATCGGTATCGGTAAGGTAGGTGTTTTTAAACCCATCATTAATCCCGAAACCGCTAAGCCCACCGACGAAAAACTTATCTACGTATTTATCCCGTTTCGTTCACAGGAGGATTTTTTTAAATTGGAGCAAAAGTTGGCAAAAGACAATGCCTATTGGAACGACGGGAAAGCCTATCTGGATGCCGTATTCAGTGAGCCGCCTTACGACAGGATCGAGACGATTTTGCTGAACGCTTTTGACAAAAGCCCTCAATTTACCTTACCTGCTCTGACCGCCCCCCACAAAGAACGCGTCTATGAACTGCGTAGCTATGAAGGGCACACGGAAAAGATTTCTAAAAACAAAATAAAGATGTTCAATGACGGCGACGAAGTAGGCTTATTTAAGCGACTTGGATTCAATGCGGTCTTTTATGCAGAAGTGGTTGCCGGCAGTCGTATGCCCAATTTGATGTATTTGACCACGTTTGAGAACCGAGCCTCCCGCGATGAGCATTGGAAAGCCTTCAGCGCCGATGCCTACTGGAAAAAATTGTCGGCCATGCCCGAATACCAGAAAAATGTGTCAAAAAATGATACCCGGTTCCTGTATCCGACGGATTATTCCGACATATAG
- a CDS encoding aldo/keto reductase → MQYRKIGNSQKIGQSGLDVSVITFGAWAAGGWMWGGTERSDAVKAIKESYEAGVTSIDTAPIYGQGLSEEIVGEAIKGIPRDKVQILTKFGMRWDLAKGDFAMHSKKNDGQAIDIYKYAGKESIVKECEDSLRRLGTDYIDLYQIHWPDKTTPIAETMEAVAQLIQQGKVRYAGVCNYNADQMREAAESIHLASNQVPYSMVKRGIEAETVPYCIEHGKAILAYSPLERGLLTGKMKPGHPFSADDHRAKLHFFKDENLKRVNAFLEKIKPLADDKGATLGQLVLRWTVEQPGITIALAGARDARQALQNAAAMDITLTPEEIIFINGHLNPLELVS, encoded by the coding sequence ATGCAATACAGAAAAATCGGCAATTCTCAGAAGATAGGTCAGTCAGGCCTGGATGTGTCTGTCATTACGTTTGGTGCCTGGGCCGCGGGCGGCTGGATGTGGGGCGGCACGGAGCGCAGTGACGCCGTAAAGGCCATCAAAGAATCCTATGAGGCGGGCGTAACCTCCATTGACACCGCTCCGATCTACGGCCAGGGCCTCAGCGAAGAAATAGTCGGCGAAGCCATCAAAGGTATTCCGCGGGATAAAGTACAGATTCTCACGAAATTCGGCATGCGCTGGGATTTGGCGAAGGGAGATTTTGCCATGCACAGCAAAAAAAATGACGGTCAGGCCATTGACATCTACAAGTATGCCGGCAAAGAGAGCATTGTCAAAGAATGTGAAGACAGCCTTCGCCGACTCGGCACTGACTACATTGACCTTTACCAGATCCACTGGCCCGACAAAACCACGCCCATTGCCGAAACCATGGAGGCCGTTGCGCAGTTGATACAACAGGGAAAAGTGCGCTATGCGGGCGTATGCAACTATAACGCCGACCAAATGCGCGAAGCCGCCGAATCCATTCACCTTGCCTCCAACCAAGTGCCGTACAGTATGGTAAAACGGGGCATTGAAGCAGAGACGGTTCCGTACTGCATTGAGCACGGCAAGGCCATTTTGGCCTACAGTCCGCTGGAACGCGGTTTGCTGACGGGAAAAATGAAACCCGGCCACCCATTCAGTGCCGATGACCACCGGGCAAAACTGCATTTTTTCAAGGATGAAAACCTGAAACGGGTCAATGCATTTTTAGAGAAAATCAAACCCCTGGCCGACGACAAAGGGGCGACGTTGGGGCAGTTGGTACTGCGCTGGACGGTCGAACAACCCGGCATCACCATTGCGCTGGCGGGTGCGCGCGACGCCCGACAGGCGCTGCAAAATGCGGCTGCAATGGACATTACACTGACGCCCGAAGAAATTATTTTCATCAACGGGCATTTAAACCCATTGGAATTGGTTTCATAA
- a CDS encoding aminotransferase class V-fold PLP-dependent enzyme: protein MITFYPGPSKVYPQVEGYLQEAFRSGILSMNHRSQGFMDVLRETLRLMHVKLNIPDDYTIYLVSSATEAWEIIAQSLTSHHSAHHYNGAFGKKWFSYASHIVPQTSGSLFPVEQTLTDHLFEHEKDTARAEFNRQRLREYEVLCLTHSETSNGTHIRMQELAQIRAMTDALIAIDATSSLGGVAFDWTLGDVWFASVQKCLGLPAGLGMMVCSPKVLEKARTVNDVLRYNSLLFMHENFEKFQTHYTPNTLGIYLLMRVLEQVSTIQEVGARSEERAKSWYEFLENETDWQPLVQNPATRSDTVIAVKGDPQAIIDVKKAALLAGITLGNGYGEWKNTTFRIANFPAIEQEEADVLKMFLRK, encoded by the coding sequence ATGATCACATTTTATCCGGGTCCTTCCAAAGTGTATCCACAGGTGGAAGGTTATTTACAGGAGGCGTTTCGTTCGGGGATTCTGAGCATGAACCACCGCAGTCAGGGGTTTATGGACGTGTTGCGTGAAACCCTCCGATTGATGCACGTTAAACTCAATATTCCGGACGATTACACCATTTATCTTGTTTCATCGGCCACGGAAGCCTGGGAGATCATTGCCCAATCGTTGACGTCGCACCACAGCGCCCATCATTACAACGGAGCGTTCGGAAAAAAATGGTTCAGTTATGCGTCGCACATCGTGCCGCAAACATCGGGGTCGCTGTTTCCGGTTGAACAAACGCTTACGGATCATCTGTTTGAACACGAAAAAGATACCGCCCGTGCCGAATTCAACCGACAGCGGTTGCGAGAGTATGAAGTTTTGTGTCTGACGCACAGCGAAACTTCCAACGGAACCCACATTCGGATGCAGGAATTGGCGCAGATACGTGCGATGACCGATGCTCTTATTGCAATTGATGCTACCTCGTCGCTCGGAGGCGTAGCGTTTGATTGGACGCTGGGCGATGTGTGGTTTGCTTCGGTTCAAAAGTGTTTGGGATTGCCTGCCGGGCTCGGAATGATGGTATGTTCTCCCAAAGTGCTTGAAAAAGCGCGAACGGTCAATGATGTGCTGCGGTACAACAGTCTGCTTTTCATGCACGAAAATTTTGAGAAATTTCAAACGCATTATACTCCAAATACTCTTGGCATTTATTTGCTGATGCGTGTATTGGAGCAGGTTTCAACCATACAGGAAGTAGGAGCGAGGAGCGAGGAGCGAGCGAAGTCGTGGTATGAGTTTCTGGAAAATGAAACGGATTGGCAGCCATTGGTACAAAACCCCGCGACGCGCTCCGATACGGTCATCGCCGTAAAAGGCGACCCTCAAGCCATCATCGATGTTAAAAAAGCGGCATTATTGGCGGGAATCACGCTGGGAAACGGCTACGGAGAATGGAAAAATACCACGTTTCGCATTGCCAACTTCCCGGCCATTGAGCAGGAAGAAGCAGACGTGTTAAAGATGTTTTTGAGAAAGTAA
- a CDS encoding four helix bundle protein yields the protein MSYRKFDLEERLIDFGVLIIEASERLPKTAAGKHLADQLLRSGTAPALVYGEAQAAESKKDFVHKMKIAHKELRETSINLRMLWKANMLTDELLLSEARQLVAIFQKSIDTAKGGET from the coding sequence ATGAGTTATCGAAAGTTTGATTTAGAAGAGCGGTTGATCGATTTTGGAGTTTTGATCATTGAGGCGAGTGAAAGGTTGCCGAAAACGGCTGCCGGAAAGCATTTGGCTGACCAACTTCTCAGGTCAGGAACGGCACCCGCTTTAGTATACGGTGAAGCGCAGGCCGCTGAATCAAAAAAAGATTTTGTTCACAAAATGAAGATTGCGCACAAAGAACTGCGAGAGACTTCTATAAACCTCCGGATGCTGTGGAAAGCGAATATGCTTACAGACGAGCTCCTGCTGAGTGAAGCACGTCAGTTGGTGGCTATTTTTCAGAAAAGCATTGATACGGCCAAGGGGGGAGAAACATAA
- a CDS encoding PQQ-dependent sugar dehydrogenase, with amino-acid sequence MTNKKPLLKRSLPIALTGLILTASVALMSNSGMTEDTRSAKKITEADLRVDTVARGLTMPWATAFLPNGDLLVTERVGKLRLVKNGVLDPKEITGLPEIMYKGQGGLLDVALHPDYASNGWIYISYSSPKAAGEEGDDGGANTALLRAKLKDHALTDIQYLFKAIPNVKANVHFGGRIVFDKKGYVFLSLGERGQKENSQNLSRDQGKVVRLHEDGKIPTDNPFVKTAGARPEIWTYGHRNPQGMTIHPTTGVIWEHEHGPQGGDELNIVERGKNYGWPVITFGIDYDNSIISKDTAKAGMEQPVVYWKPSIAPCGMTFITSNKFKEWNGDLIVGSLKFAYLQHLVIKGNKVVSREILFEKLGRVRDVRQGPDGNIYVVLESSGKIVRISPKA; translated from the coding sequence ATGACAAACAAAAAACCTTTACTGAAAAGAAGCCTTCCGATTGCGTTGACAGGCCTGATCCTAACTGCTTCCGTGGCGTTGATGAGCAACAGCGGCATGACGGAAGACACCCGGTCCGCAAAAAAAATAACCGAAGCCGACCTGAGAGTGGATACCGTTGCCAGAGGGCTGACCATGCCTTGGGCCACGGCTTTTTTACCCAACGGTGACCTGCTCGTCACGGAGCGCGTCGGAAAACTGCGCCTCGTTAAAAACGGAGTCTTAGATCCCAAAGAGATCACCGGGCTCCCCGAAATCATGTACAAAGGACAAGGCGGCCTGCTCGATGTAGCCCTTCATCCGGACTATGCGTCCAACGGCTGGATCTACATCAGTTATTCATCGCCCAAAGCCGCGGGAGAAGAAGGCGACGACGGCGGTGCCAACACGGCCTTGCTGCGGGCCAAACTGAAAGACCACGCGTTGACCGATATTCAATACCTGTTTAAAGCCATTCCCAATGTAAAAGCCAATGTCCACTTTGGCGGACGGATCGTGTTTGACAAAAAAGGCTACGTGTTTTTATCACTCGGCGAGCGCGGACAAAAAGAGAACTCACAAAACCTGAGCAGAGATCAGGGCAAAGTGGTTCGTCTGCACGAAGACGGCAAAATACCCACCGACAATCCGTTTGTCAAAACAGCCGGTGCGCGTCCTGAAATCTGGACTTACGGACACCGTAACCCTCAGGGAATGACCATTCACCCAACCACCGGTGTGATTTGGGAACACGAGCACGGTCCACAGGGCGGCGATGAGCTGAATATTGTAGAGCGGGGCAAGAATTACGGTTGGCCGGTCATTACGTTCGGCATCGACTACGACAACAGCATTATTTCAAAAGACACGGCCAAAGCCGGTATGGAACAGCCCGTAGTATATTGGAAACCTTCAATCGCCCCCTGCGGAATGACCTTTATCACGAGCAATAAATTCAAAGAATGGAACGGCGACCTGATTGTTGGATCGCTGAAATTTGCCTATCTGCAACACCTCGTGATCAAAGGCAATAAAGTGGTAAGCCGCGAAATTCTGTTTGAAAAACTCGGCCGTGTGAGAGATGTTCGTCAGGGACCCGACGGTAATATTTATGTAGTGCTTGAAAGTTCGGGTAAGATCGTCAGAATCAGCCCTAAAGCTTAG
- a CDS encoding peptide ligase PGM1-related protein, with protein sequence MNDLPNLNAALSSFEWPPAGSPEELNRYEALQAGLAPLFEKTFPDVLAPKTVIVMPGTTLDEEMLGVLEGELHYEERMLSMLMLLRMPRTHVIYITSIPLDPVIVDYYLHLLPGITGWHARKRLTLLSCYDLSPKSLTQKVLDRPRLIERIKSHILPTHPAHLACYNVTPLERSLAVRLGIPIYGCDPSLLSLGTKSGSRAIFQKAGIPLPAGFEQVKNRQEIVEALTALKTAQPTLRKAVVKMNEGFGGEGNALFSFEGAPEDAHLAKWIEEQLPRRLKMAAPGLLYETFLRKFEEMQGIVEVFLDGDLKTSPSVQCRISPLGQVEIISTHDQVLGGDSGQLFIGACFPASAEYSREIGAMGHKIAEEMARRGVIGRFAIDFISVKEAEEWKHYAIEINLRKGGTTHPYLMLQFLTNGHYDADQGHFLTANGLRRYYFASDSLKSDAYRGTTPQDLLEIAIFHGLHFDGTTQEGVMFHMIGALSEFGKLGVVCIGSSAERALELYQTTVEVLDTELGASC encoded by the coding sequence ATGAATGACCTTCCGAATCTGAATGCCGCCCTCTCTTCGTTTGAGTGGCCTCCTGCCGGCTCTCCCGAAGAGCTCAATCGCTATGAAGCCCTGCAAGCCGGTTTGGCACCGCTGTTTGAAAAAACGTTTCCGGATGTTTTAGCACCCAAAACGGTAATAGTGATGCCCGGCACTACGCTCGACGAAGAAATGTTGGGCGTTCTGGAAGGTGAACTGCATTACGAAGAACGGATGTTGAGCATGCTCATGCTGCTTCGGATGCCGCGCACGCACGTTATATACATTACCAGTATTCCGCTTGATCCCGTCATTGTGGATTATTACCTGCATTTGCTGCCGGGCATCACGGGCTGGCATGCCCGCAAACGCCTGACGCTGCTGAGCTGCTATGACCTATCCCCAAAATCGCTGACCCAAAAAGTCCTCGACCGTCCCCGGCTGATCGAACGTATCAAAAGCCACATTCTTCCAACGCACCCTGCGCATTTGGCCTGTTACAACGTTACGCCTTTAGAGCGGTCACTGGCCGTACGGCTGGGCATTCCCATTTACGGTTGTGATCCTTCTCTCCTTTCGTTAGGCACCAAAAGCGGCAGTCGGGCCATTTTTCAAAAAGCCGGCATTCCGCTGCCGGCCGGCTTTGAGCAGGTAAAAAACCGACAGGAAATCGTTGAAGCGCTGACGGCCCTCAAAACCGCACAACCGACGCTGCGAAAAGCCGTCGTCAAAATGAATGAGGGTTTCGGCGGCGAGGGCAATGCCCTTTTTTCGTTTGAAGGCGCCCCCGAAGATGCGCATTTAGCAAAATGGATCGAGGAACAACTCCCCCGACGCCTCAAAATGGCCGCCCCGGGGCTTTTGTACGAAACCTTTCTGCGGAAGTTTGAAGAGATGCAGGGAATTGTGGAAGTGTTTCTGGACGGCGACCTCAAAACTTCTCCTTCGGTCCAGTGCCGAATTTCTCCCTTGGGGCAGGTGGAAATCATTTCAACGCACGATCAGGTGCTCGGCGGTGATTCAGGGCAGCTTTTTATCGGGGCCTGCTTTCCGGCATCTGCGGAATACAGCCGGGAGATTGGCGCGATGGGGCACAAAATAGCCGAAGAGATGGCCCGCCGCGGCGTCATCGGGCGCTTTGCCATCGATTTTATTTCGGTCAAAGAAGCGGAAGAATGGAAACATTACGCCATTGAGATCAACCTTCGCAAGGGTGGTACCACACACCCCTACCTGATGCTTCAATTCCTGACCAACGGCCATTATGACGCCGACCAAGGTCACTTCCTGACAGCCAACGGCCTGCGACGGTATTACTTTGCTTCCGACAGTCTCAAAAGCGATGCCTATCGCGGCACAACGCCCCAAGACCTGTTAGAGATCGCCATCTTTCACGGCCTTCACTTCGACGGTACCACGCAGGAAGGCGTCATGTTTCACATGATCGGGGCGTTATCGGAATTTGGAAAGTTAGGCGTAGTGTGCATCGGCAGTTCGGCGGAACGGGCCTTGGAACTGTATCAAACAACGGTTGAGGTGCTGGATACTGAATTGGGAGCCTCTTGTTAA